The following nucleotide sequence is from Mycobacterium sp. 3519A.
ACGGTCGAACATGAAGTTGGCCAGCCATGCCCCGACGACTGCTCCGACTGTTTGAACCACGGTGTAGGCGATCGCATGGCTTCCGGCGATACCGCTGCCGGACCGGCGGCCAAGCAGCCAGTCGGCCGCCGTCACGACGGGGTTGAAGTGCGCGCCGGAGACGGGGCCGAACATCAAAATCAGCACCGCCAAGCCGAATACCGTCGCGGTCGAGTTCTCCATCAGCTGCAACCCGACATCGTTCGCCGACAGTGCGGCGGCGGCGATGCCGGAACCGACCACGACGCTGACCAGAAGGGCGGTGCCGACGAACTCGGCGAGCAGGCGGCGCGGAAGCGCGACGGTGTCCACCTACCCGCTACCCACCAGACTGTCCGCGCCGCCGACCAATCGGGAAAGCTTCTGCTCGTGAACGCCGTCGGGACCACGGGCAGTCAGCCCGACGATCCCGACGGCACGCGGAGTCAGCAGCAGGACGCACTGGCTTGCGCTGGCTCGGCCTGCCCACCGCAGCAGACGCTTCCGCCTTCGTTCTCGTCGACATGCTTGGGACTGGTGCCGAAGGTGTCGGAGTCCGCGAGAACCGTGTAGACCTCCCACTTCTCACCTGCGGGGCCGGTGACCCACACCTTGTCCTGGAGGGCGAAGCAACACGTCGTGCCGATCTCCTCGTCGGTGAACAGTCCGGCGTCGGAAAGCCGGGCGATCTCGGCGTGGACGGCGTCGCTGGATTCGACTTCGACGCCGAGATGATTGATGGTGCCGCCCTGACCCCGGTTCTCGATCAGGACGAGCTTCAGAGGCGGGTCGGCCACGGCGAAGTTGGCGTAGCCCTCTTTCACCTTGGCCGGCGAGGTGTTGAACAACGTGGAGTAGAACGTGATCGCCTCGTCGAGGTCGTCGACATTGAGTGCGAGTTGAACTCGGGACATAATGAGTTCCTTCCTACCTGTGAGACATATATCGAAGTAGCGCGCTACGCCCAGCTTCCCACCTTTTTGATATATGTCAATATCCCTGGCAGTATTGATGCATGCCGAAGACTCTGCCGATGATCGATATGTCTGCGCCGGTCTGCTGTGCGCCCGTCGCCGCGGGCCCGATGACCGACCAGGACGCACTGCATGTGGCGCTTCGGCTCAAAGCCCTCGCCGACCCCGCGCGGGTGAAGATCATGTCTTACCTGTTCAGCTCGGCGTCGGGTGAAGAGAACAGTGGCGACCTCTCGAAGGCGCTGGGGTTGACGGAGTCCACCGTCAGCCACCACCTCACCCAACTCCGGCGCGCCGGACTCGTGGAGTCGGATCGGCGCGGCATGAACGTGTACCACCGGCCGCACCGCGATGCCCTCGGCGCGCTCTGCAGCGTCTTGGACCCCAACTGCTGCAGGTGATTTCGCTCAGGCAACGAGAGTCACTCGTCGACGACCCGATCGCGCTCCGAGGCGGATTGCCGTGGCGGCGCGATTCGATCTTCGATGCATTGCCGGACGGCGTCTTGCCCCTCGTTCAGGCACAAGAGGCCCAACCGGGTGGCACGCCAATGCGGCGGGGCATCCGACCACCGGCTCAGGTACACGAGCTCAGCATGTTCGAGGACCTGTAAGGCTTCTCGCACCGGTCGCTCCAGCCACCGGGTGTCACCGTCGGCGACATCGGGATACCTGCGGTGCAGGTGACCAGCTTCGCTTCGGTGAGGTCTTTACCCTCGTTGAACGCGGGCATGAGAACACCCGCCAACCCCTCGGGTGGACGCTGACGAGCATCATCTCTATCTCGTCAGCCTCCGAAATCGTGGGCCTCGTCGTATCCGTAGTCGCCGCCGGGATCGAGGCTCACCCGCGGTGCATCGACCCGATGTGGCGTCGCCGCGGCGGGCGACGGTTGGGCCAGCGCATCGTGGGCTTCGTCGTATTCGTAGTCGGAGCCCGCGTCGATGCGGTTCTCAGTCATAGGGAAAGTATCCGTCAGGTTGGTCCGATGATGTGGCAGGTTGTGTCGCAGCGCATCAACGTCCCCGGAGGAAGCGGCCGCAGCGGGTTGTACGACGGCGGGGCTGGCGCCGCAGGAGGCGGGGCCGGCGCGGCAGCAGGCGGTGCGGGCGCCGGCGCGGCTGGCGCTTGAGGCGGTGGCGGCGCAGGTGCTTGTGGCGGGGGGCCCAGCGCCGCCAACACGTGATCCGCGGTAAAAGTCGCTGCCTGATCGACCATTCCGCTCTCGACGTACTGCATGTGCGCGTTGAAGTCCTGCCCGTTCGAACAGACGAAATCGTCGGGGACGCACAAGTCGATGGTCTTGGCCGCGTACGCCGGGCCGACGTCGATCTGCGGTTCGTGGATCGCTCGCATGAAGCGGGCGTTCGGCTTTCCGAACAGCGCGACCGCGGCCACGTGGTTGGCGACGTCGGGCGGCATCGGGTTCGGCACGCCGTCGGGCGCACCGTCCGGTATCACGTTCGCGGTGACGAAACCCGCAACGGCCGCACCCTGGGAGAACCCGCCCAGCACGATCTTGGTGTTGGGGCAGTTCGCCGCCGTCGCCTCGACGTGTGCGCTGGCGTCCCTGACGCCGTCGATCGCGGTGGGGAAGTCGATGGTTGCCGGGTAGTCGACCGGATAGACGGTCATCGTCCTGGCGCCCAGCCGGGGCCGCAGCGCGTCCACGAATGCCTGCCCGGTCGGGCCGACGCCCGGGTCCTCGGTGGTGCCGCGGGCGAAGACGACCTCGACATCGGGGCAGGGCTGCGCGGACGCGTGCAACGGCGTCAACGATGCCGCCGCGACGGCGACGAGAATTGCGAAAGAGCGCACCCGCACCGCGCAATGCTGACACACCGCGGCGACGACGGCCTGTCGAGAATCAAACGAAAGATGAACGCCGCGTTAATGACTGGTGCGTGAGCGTCGAAAATGCACACATGGTCGTGGCCCACGTTTGATCACGACCCTGTGTGCAATCTCGCGCGACGGGTTCACATCGGCCAGCCTCCGGCGTAGCCTGTTAGGCATGAGTCAAATAGCGGCAGCGTTGCCGCCGGGGCCCCGGCTACCCAAGTGGCTCCAAACAGTCGTGTTCCTGCGGTACTGGCCGCGCTTCGTCAAGGCATGCGGCCGCCGCTACGGCAAGGTGTTCACCATTCGCGCGCTGACCGTGCCGCCGATGGTGTACGTGGCAGATCCGGCCGAGATCAAGAAGGTGTTCGCCGGCGACCCGAGCGTCTTCCACGCCGGTGAGGCCAACGCGATGCTCAGCGGACTGCTCGGCGACACCTCGGTGTTGGTGATCGACGGCGATGTGCACCGCGACCGGCGGCGCCTGATGCTGCCGCCGTTTCACCGGGATGCGGTGGCCAGGCAGGCCGCGCAGATGGCGCAGATCGCCGCGGCCAACATCGCGGAATGGCCGGTGGGCCAACCGTTCGCGGTGGCGCCGAAGATGTCGGAAATCACACTCGAGGTGATCCTGCGGACCGTGATCGGCGCCAGCGACGCGGCCCGTCTGGCTGCGCTGCGGGCGGTGATGCCCAAGCTGCTCAACATCGGGCAGTGGGCGTCGCTGGCGATCGCGCGCCCGCAACTGCAAACCCGACGACCGTGGCGCACACTGTGGGACCGCATCCAAGAGGCCGACCGGTTGCTCTACGCCGAGATCGCCGACCGCCGCGCCGACTCGCATCTCGAGGAGCGCACCGACGTGTTGGCGATGCTGGTGCGCGCCACCGACGAAGACGGCCGCACACTCAGCGACCGCGAACTGCGCGACCAGCTGATGACGCTGCTCGTCGCGGGCCACGACACGACCGCGACCGCACTGTCGTGGGCGCTGGAACGGCTTACCCGCCACCCGGACATCCTCGAAAAGGCGGCCCGTGCCGCCGATTCCGGCGACGACGAGTACCTCGACGCGGTGGCCAAGGAGACGCTGCGGATCCGTCCGGTCGTCTACGACGTGGGCAGGGTGCTCAAAGAACCGGTGGAACTGGCGGGCTATCGGTTGCCCGCGGGCGTGATGGTGGTTCCCGGAATCGGATTGGTGCACAGCGACTCCGAGGTTTACCCGGACGCGGACCGCTTCGATCCCGACCGGATGGTCGGTGCGACGCTGAGCCCGACGACGTGGTTCCCGTTCGGTGGCGGCAACCGTCGCTGCCTGGGTGCGACGTTCGCGATGGTCGAGATGCGCGTCGTGCTGCGCGAGGTGCTGCGCCGGGTCCAGCTGGCGACGACGACGGCGGCCGGCGAGACGCAGCAGGTCAAGCACGTGATCATGATCCCGCGCAACGGCGCACGCATCCGCGTGCGGGCGCTGCGGCCCGCACATGCCGTTACTGCGCCAACAGGTTGACCACACCCGCGAACACCCGCGGAAAGCGTTCTGCCGCAGGCACAATCCGCGACCGTATCGGCGACCCGCTGGCCTCCAGCGCTGCCGCCGTCAACAACCGGTAGCGCCGCGACATCCGGCGCCAACGCCGGTCGTACTGCTGCGGCTGTTGCGCCACAACGCATTCCACCAGTAGCTGCGCGGCGCCGAACGCGATCCCGAGACCCTCGCCGGTCAACGCGTCGACATATCCCGCGGCGTCACCCACCAACATCACCCGGCCCGCCGTCCTGCTCCGCACCCGCTGCCGCAGCGGGCCCGCCGCGCGGTCAGGCCCGTGCGCCCGCCCCTGAACCCGCTGCTGCAGATCGGGAAACGCCGACAGATGCGCGTCGAAACTCCCTTTGCGCGACGTGAGCACCGCGACCCCGACGCAGTCGGCGGCCACCGGGGTCACGTACGCCTCCGCATCCTGCGACCAGTACACCTCGACACAGTCGCTCCACGGCGCCATCACATGATGACGACGGATACCCCATCGCCGCCGTCCGCGCGACGGCTTTGCCAATCCCAACGCGCTGCGGATCGGCGAGTGCAAACCGTCGGCGGCGGCAAGATACCGCGACTCAAAGCCGCTGCAGCGCACCGAGGTAGCGCTTTGGCTC
It contains:
- a CDS encoding NAD(P)/FAD-dependent oxidoreductase; its protein translation is MIDLLVAGGGPAGLATAILGARAGLEVVVVERRVGPVDKACGEGLMPHAVALLNGLGVDPPGTPFHGITYIDGGHRVTGRFRGGAGRGVRRTALHAALLEAATTEGVRIVHGEIGPVSQSATSVRCSGFESRYLAAADGLHSPIRSALGLAKPSRGRRRWGIRRHHVMAPWSDCVEVYWSQDAEAYVTPVAADCVGVAVLTSRKGSFDAHLSAFPDLQQRVQGRAHGPDRAAGPLRQRVRSRTAGRVMLVGDAAGYVDALTGEGLGIAFGAAQLLVECVVAQQPQQYDRRWRRMSRRYRLLTAAALEASGSPIRSRIVPAAERFPRVFAGVVNLLAQ
- a CDS encoding cutinase family protein codes for the protein MRVRSFAILVAVAAASLTPLHASAQPCPDVEVVFARGTTEDPGVGPTGQAFVDALRPRLGARTMTVYPVDYPATIDFPTAIDGVRDASAHVEATAANCPNTKIVLGGFSQGAAVAGFVTANVIPDGAPDGVPNPMPPDVANHVAAVALFGKPNARFMRAIHEPQIDVGPAYAAKTIDLCVPDDFVCSNGQDFNAHMQYVESGMVDQAATFTADHVLAALGPPPQAPAPPPPQAPAAPAPAPPAAAPAPPPAAPAPPSYNPLRPLPPGTLMRCDTTCHIIGPT
- a CDS encoding ArsI/CadI family heavy metal resistance metalloenzyme, producing the protein MSRVQLALNVDDLDEAITFYSTLFNTSPAKVKEGYANFAVADPPLKLVLIENRGQGGTINHLGVEVESSDAVHAEIARLSDAGLFTDEEIGTTCCFALQDKVWVTGPAGEKWEVYTVLADSDTFGTSPKHVDENEGGSVCCGGQAEPAQASASCC
- a CDS encoding Rv2640c family ArsR-like transcriptional regulator, whose translation is MPKTLPMIDMSAPVCCAPVAAGPMTDQDALHVALRLKALADPARVKIMSYLFSSASGEENSGDLSKALGLTESTVSHHLTQLRRAGLVESDRRGMNVYHRPHRDALGALCSVLDPNCCR
- a CDS encoding cytochrome P450, encoding MSQIAAALPPGPRLPKWLQTVVFLRYWPRFVKACGRRYGKVFTIRALTVPPMVYVADPAEIKKVFAGDPSVFHAGEANAMLSGLLGDTSVLVIDGDVHRDRRRLMLPPFHRDAVARQAAQMAQIAAANIAEWPVGQPFAVAPKMSEITLEVILRTVIGASDAARLAALRAVMPKLLNIGQWASLAIARPQLQTRRPWRTLWDRIQEADRLLYAEIADRRADSHLEERTDVLAMLVRATDEDGRTLSDRELRDQLMTLLVAGHDTTATALSWALERLTRHPDILEKAARAADSGDDEYLDAVAKETLRIRPVVYDVGRVLKEPVELAGYRLPAGVMVVPGIGLVHSDSEVYPDADRFDPDRMVGATLSPTTWFPFGGGNRRCLGATFAMVEMRVVLREVLRRVQLATTTAAGETQQVKHVIMIPRNGARIRVRALRPAHAVTAPTG